A genomic segment from Deltaproteobacteria bacterium encodes:
- a CDS encoding 3',5'-cyclic-nucleotide phosphodiesterase — MQIKVLGCYGAELPGFKTSCFMLNDSTLIDAGAVTSILTPHEQRGIRDILVTHSHLDHIKDIPLLADNIIGSNPGRINVISSGEVIAILKEHLFNNSIWPDFSKIPTPENPVINFKEIEVGKPFQINGTTVTAIKLNHVVPTLGYIFTENGSSVAILGDTRDTEEIWQALSKTDNLKGIFIETSFPDSMVELAQLSGHLTPKMLASELGKLKGKADTCIYVYHMKPNYLDTLKEEIRAIKNSNISILELNQTFIF, encoded by the coding sequence ATGCAGATTAAAGTTCTTGGATGCTATGGCGCAGAACTGCCCGGCTTTAAAACATCATGTTTTATGCTCAATGACTCGACGCTTATTGATGCCGGCGCCGTCACTTCAATATTAACACCTCATGAGCAAAGAGGTATCAGAGATATTCTTGTCACCCATTCTCACCTGGATCATATAAAAGATATTCCTCTTCTTGCCGATAATATTATCGGAAGCAATCCCGGCCGGATAAACGTCATCAGTTCCGGTGAAGTTATCGCTATTTTAAAAGAGCACCTTTTTAATAACAGCATATGGCCCGATTTTTCGAAAATCCCGACACCTGAAAATCCGGTCATTAATTTCAAAGAGATTGAAGTCGGCAAGCCCTTTCAAATTAACGGCACGACGGTTACTGCAATAAAGTTGAACCATGTTGTTCCTACTCTGGGCTATATTTTCACTGAAAACGGAAGTTCTGTAGCCATCCTGGGGGATACGCGGGATACGGAAGAAATATGGCAGGCGCTGAGTAAAACAGATAACCTTAAAGGTATTTTCATTGAAACTTCTTTTCCCGACAGTATGGTTGAGCTTGCGCAACTAAGTGGCCACCTTACTCCCAAAATGCTTGCGTCTGAACTTGGCAAACTAAAGGGAAAGGCAGACACCTGCATTTATGTTTACCATATGAAACCGAATTATCTGGATACCCTGAAAGAAGAGATAAGGGCCATTAAAAACAGTAATATATCCATCCTCGAATTAAATCAAACATTCATATTCTAA
- a CDS encoding Crp/Fnr family transcriptional regulator: MGTDNLLIQKFGKTVPAGTVLFKDGESGNQMYVIHSGKVKITKKVGKIEKTLAILPAGEFFGEMAILNNEPRTASAVVEEDSKLLVIDPKTFEAMIKGNSEIALRMIKKLAQRLKQADEQIENLMIKDNNTKVVSTLAKLADNEGENTDKGVKVKITVSDLSTKTGLEQEKVTEILNKIIKAGLISVGGDSIIIADVIKLRKFLDFLALKEQFGEG, from the coding sequence ATGGGAACCGATAATCTTCTTATTCAAAAATTTGGGAAAACCGTCCCGGCAGGCACCGTTCTTTTCAAGGATGGTGAATCAGGGAACCAAATGTACGTTATTCATAGCGGTAAGGTAAAGATCACAAAAAAAGTAGGGAAAATTGAAAAAACACTGGCTATTCTCCCGGCAGGCGAGTTTTTCGGTGAAATGGCTATTTTAAACAATGAACCACGGACGGCATCGGCCGTTGTTGAAGAAGACAGCAAACTTCTCGTCATAGATCCCAAAACATTCGAAGCCATGATAAAGGGTAATTCTGAAATTGCCTTGAGAATGATTAAAAAGCTGGCTCAAAGATTGAAGCAGGCTGACGAACAGATCGAAAATCTCATGATAAAGGACAACAACACCAAGGTTGTGAGCACCCTTGCCAAACTTGCAGACAATGAAGGAGAAAATACCGACAAAGGAGTAAAGGTCAAGATCACCGTATCCGACCTGTCCACAAAAACGGGGCTTGAACAGGAAAAGGTTACTGAAATATTAAATAAAATTATCAAGGCCGGATTGATCAGTGTCGGGGGAGACAGTATCATCATAGCGGATGTTATCAAACTAAGAAAATTCCTTGATTTTCTTGCTCTAAAAGAGCAGTTTGGAGAGGGATAG